In a single window of the Myxococcales bacterium genome:
- a CDS encoding amidohydrolase produces the protein MSAAPKSGSSSVFDRIKAIDVDTHITEPSDVWTSRVSKKWGDVVPHVERHHGRDIWLIGDEMVGGPGFTTMAGFDGSYPECPAGYDDIPKASFDAKARLEYMDEEGIWAAVLYPNVGGFGSGGFLKLKDPQLMLECVRAYNDFLVEWCSEDPNRLVPVAAMPFWDVAECVKEVERAASIGHKSILASSDPAAFGEPRLAHKHWDPFWAAVNDTGLPISFHIGAGDISDIINDTCDMGTRANFSRTSSTIFMQNMNCIADVIFGGVCHRYPKLNMVSVESGVGWLPSFLEMADWQFTNGQVRKEHPEYDLLPSEYFKRQIYACFWFEDKVLGPAIETMADNLCWETDYPHPTCQYPGPANTRSEHPRDYVDRVMGHLPEETLQKVLHDTAARLYGLA, from the coding sequence ATGTCCGCAGCCCCCAAATCCGGCTCCTCGAGTGTCTTCGATCGCATCAAGGCGATCGATGTCGATACGCATATCACCGAGCCCTCCGACGTCTGGACTTCTCGCGTCTCGAAGAAGTGGGGTGATGTCGTGCCCCACGTCGAGCGTCATCACGGCCGGGACATCTGGCTGATTGGCGACGAGATGGTCGGCGGCCCCGGCTTTACGACCATGGCGGGCTTCGACGGCTCGTACCCCGAATGTCCTGCGGGCTATGACGACATCCCGAAGGCTTCCTTTGACGCCAAGGCGCGCCTCGAGTACATGGACGAAGAGGGTATCTGGGCCGCCGTCCTATATCCCAACGTTGGCGGCTTTGGCTCGGGGGGCTTCCTGAAACTCAAGGATCCCCAACTGATGCTTGAATGCGTCAGGGCCTACAACGATTTCCTGGTCGAATGGTGCAGCGAAGATCCCAATCGCCTCGTGCCCGTGGCCGCAATGCCATTCTGGGACGTCGCGGAATGCGTCAAAGAAGTGGAACGCGCCGCTTCGATCGGACACAAATCAATTCTCGCGTCCTCGGATCCGGCGGCCTTCGGCGAACCGCGGCTGGCCCACAAACATTGGGACCCCTTCTGGGCCGCGGTAAACGACACCGGCCTTCCGATTAGCTTCCACATCGGAGCCGGTGACATCTCCGACATCATCAACGATACCTGTGACATGGGTACAAGGGCCAATTTTTCACGGACCTCGTCCACCATTTTCATGCAGAACATGAATTGCATCGCCGACGTGATCTTTGGAGGCGTCTGCCATCGCTATCCGAAGCTGAACATGGTCTCCGTCGAGAGTGGCGTCGGCTGGCTGCCGTCGTTTTTGGAAATGGCGGACTGGCAGTTTACCAATGGCCAGGTTCGCAAGGAGCATCCGGAATACGACCTGCTCCCGAGTGAATATTTCAAGCGCCAGATTTACGCCTGCTTCTGGTTCGAGGACAAGGTCCTGGGCCCGGCGATCGAAACCATGGCCGACAACCTCTGCTGGGAAACCGACTACCCCCATCCGACCTGCCAGTATCCGGGGCCGGCCAACACCAGGTCCGAACATCCCCGCGACTACGTGGATCGAGTGATGGGGCACCTGCCAGAAGAAACGCTCCAGAAGGTGTTGCACGACACTGCGGCGCGTCTATATGGGCTCGCATAG
- a CDS encoding HEAT repeat domain-containing protein: MDDQYHASQREESRLKQAAFMTLFGLMGGHALLETARDALFLTNVSVERLPWVYLLIAVSAVFVARLQMRSQQVADHRQQLIVLQGTAAVITLGFWFLLPSADAWLYYALYVWSGLIGSILVVTFWLVLGELFTITQGKRIYASIGTGGAAGAIAGFGLAAAFTSRLPAEFLLPASALLFASSALGPLASLRRPMEDLADEIVASPGPEIEQGGTGLLSSLTDIVGHPYARRVALLVVLSAITLTLGDYLFKSVLTEAVSADKLAAWFARIYLVLNLGSLLVLMFGVTRIIRRVSVHRAMAILPGLVCLAAVGILLGGALLPVLFLKFADGTLRYSVQKTASELLYLPMPAELRRRIKGTIDIMGLRGASAISSGLILLALAIGPPTSLIAGMVLLLGVAWIALALELRGAYLDVFREALREGTIETRIDVPELDLASLETLIRALNHSDDRHVLAALDLLEAKGRVELIPSLILYHPSSEVVARALDLFASSGRRDFIMLADRLLASEDAEIRAAMVRAMWAAEPDREKLEALMDNECLCVRTSAAIGLLVNDWIEPEVVRELIEASIQYPDPAARLALANAIKLRHIPEFREPVHLLARDPDRAVRREALRAISASGDESYTPLLVQLLDDRDIREDVREALGDRGDAALEELWRALTSEDSSPALLRHIPRSISRFQNVRAAEILLGELVAEHGPDGEPKDRHSGMVRYKILRGLVPLLQGSMTDQVDKSPLHTSVARTIRRVIQMLHWQIWLEDGRARDEARQTCGSYLLLQLLEDKERLAMQRIFRMLYLIQPEENFIHIWSGLQSMSRRDRASSLELLENVLGAEQRRVVVALVESGPKRERLRRTGNRLSEAPLEYSELLSQIGRDDSRTLHGLAMYHADEMGLDIDFGQIVFEPQVEGSRMSVREQALALIERLPDGPAFPLGAAVAADV, encoded by the coding sequence ATGGACGATCAATACCACGCTAGTCAGCGAGAAGAGAGCCGCCTGAAACAGGCTGCGTTCATGACGCTGTTCGGCCTGATGGGTGGCCATGCGCTGCTCGAGACCGCCCGAGACGCCCTGTTTCTCACGAATGTTTCCGTCGAGCGGTTGCCCTGGGTCTACCTGTTGATTGCCGTGTCCGCGGTGTTCGTCGCGCGATTGCAAATGAGATCGCAGCAAGTCGCAGATCACCGTCAGCAGTTGATTGTCCTTCAGGGAACGGCCGCGGTCATTACTCTCGGGTTCTGGTTTTTGCTGCCAAGCGCTGACGCGTGGCTCTACTACGCGCTCTATGTCTGGTCGGGATTGATCGGCAGCATTCTGGTCGTAACGTTCTGGTTGGTGCTCGGGGAGCTGTTTACGATCACTCAGGGCAAGCGGATTTACGCCTCGATTGGTACGGGGGGAGCTGCGGGGGCGATTGCGGGTTTCGGTCTCGCCGCGGCGTTTACATCGCGCCTCCCGGCCGAGTTTCTGCTTCCGGCGAGCGCGCTCCTGTTCGCATCGAGTGCGCTTGGTCCCTTGGCGTCGCTCCGCCGACCGATGGAGGATCTGGCGGATGAAATCGTGGCATCCCCCGGCCCCGAGATCGAGCAGGGTGGTACCGGCTTGCTCTCGAGTCTGACTGACATCGTCGGTCACCCGTATGCGCGTCGAGTTGCACTGCTCGTGGTTCTGTCGGCGATCACGCTCACCTTGGGCGACTACCTGTTCAAGAGCGTCCTCACCGAGGCTGTGTCCGCGGACAAGCTTGCGGCCTGGTTTGCGAGGATCTACCTCGTGCTCAACCTGGGCTCGCTGCTGGTGTTGATGTTTGGTGTTACCCGAATCATTCGTCGCGTGAGCGTTCATCGAGCCATGGCGATCTTGCCCGGGCTCGTTTGTCTGGCGGCAGTGGGGATCTTGCTGGGCGGTGCGCTGCTCCCAGTCTTGTTTCTCAAGTTTGCGGACGGAACCCTGCGCTACTCGGTTCAGAAGACTGCGAGCGAACTGCTCTATCTCCCCATGCCGGCGGAGTTGCGCCGAAGAATCAAGGGAACCATCGACATCATGGGACTGCGGGGTGCGAGTGCCATCTCGTCTGGGCTGATCTTGCTCGCGCTCGCGATCGGTCCGCCCACCTCGCTGATTGCCGGTATGGTGCTGTTGCTCGGGGTTGCGTGGATCGCGCTCGCGCTGGAACTGCGCGGGGCATACCTCGATGTGTTTCGTGAGGCTCTGCGGGAAGGGACGATCGAGACCCGGATCGACGTCCCCGAACTCGATCTGGCTTCGCTCGAAACCCTGATTCGCGCACTCAATCATTCCGACGATCGACACGTCCTGGCTGCCCTCGACCTGCTCGAAGCCAAGGGCAGGGTGGAGTTGATTCCGAGCCTGATTCTCTACCACCCGTCGTCGGAGGTCGTGGCCCGGGCCCTCGATCTGTTCGCGAGTTCGGGTCGGCGAGACTTCATCATGCTCGCCGACCGATTGCTGGCGAGTGAAGACGCCGAGATTCGCGCAGCGATGGTGCGCGCCATGTGGGCCGCGGAGCCCGACCGTGAAAAGCTCGAAGCACTCATGGACAACGAATGCCTGTGCGTCCGAACCAGCGCCGCAATCGGTTTGTTGGTGAACGACTGGATCGAGCCCGAGGTTGTACGTGAGCTCATTGAAGCATCAATCCAGTATCCCGATCCAGCGGCCCGGCTGGCCCTCGCCAACGCGATCAAGCTGCGTCACATCCCTGAGTTCCGCGAACCCGTTCATCTGCTGGCGCGGGACCCCGATCGAGCAGTTCGCCGAGAAGCGCTGCGGGCCATTAGCGCAAGTGGAGACGAGAGCTATACACCATTGCTCGTTCAACTCCTCGACGATCGCGATATCCGAGAAGATGTACGTGAAGCACTGGGCGACCGAGGTGATGCTGCCCTCGAAGAGCTGTGGCGAGCACTCACAAGCGAAGATTCTTCGCCAGCATTGCTCCGACACATTCCCCGATCAATCTCCAGATTCCAAAACGTTCGCGCTGCAGAAATATTGCTCGGAGAACTGGTTGCCGAACACGGCCCCGATGGCGAACCGAAAGATCGGCATTCGGGAATGGTTCGCTACAAAATTTTACGCGGCCTCGTGCCATTGCTCCAGGGCTCGATGACAGACCAGGTCGACAAGAGCCCCCTCCACACCTCTGTTGCGCGCACAATCAGGCGGGTCATTCAGATGCTCCACTGGCAAATCTGGCTCGAAGACGGAAGAGCCCGGGACGAAGCGCGCCAGACCTGTGGCAGTTACCTGTTGCTTCAGTTGCTCGAAGACAAAGAGCGACTGGCGATGCAGCGGATCTTCAGGATGCTTTATCTGATTCAGCCGGAAGAGAATTTTATCCACATCTGGTCGGGACTGCAGAGCATGAGCCGCCGGGATCGCGCGAGCAGCCTGGAGCTTCTCGAGAACGTGCTCGGGGCGGAGCAACGTCGCGTGGTCGTGGCCTTGGTCGAATCGGGGCCCAAGCGCGAACGTCTGAGGCGAACCGGCAACCGATTGTCCGAAGCCCCGCTCGAGTATTCCGAACTCCTCTCCCAGATAGGGCGCGACGACAGCCGCACACTCCATGGGCTGGCGATGTATCACGCTGATGAGATGGGGTTGGATATTGATTTCGGGCAAATTGTCTTCGAACCTCAGGTGGAAGGTTCTCGCATGTCCGTTCGCGAGCAAGCGTTGGCGCTGATCGAGCGACTTCCGGACGGGCCGGCCTTCCCACTGGGCGCCGCGGTGGCTGCTGATGTCTGA
- a CDS encoding cyclic nucleotide-binding domain-containing protein: MSDLPLVSPLDRVLFLRTQPHFARLEPAALVIIANHTVERSFRKGDVIFEESKPRRFFHFLVEGTVRTTLDGETLFDVSAPGGVGLAHVFARSDQPSGAVALTDVVSLQIEVEVFMQIMEDCFPIVFEFGQILAKMIGNAEETLSIAPGADECVACRVPASDETLDLVQRLTRTRRASLFSKASLTMLTELLRGTPEHYVEQDEWLFRPGQLPKSLFVIFEGTVRIEDQLGKRVAFAGPGEVVSLADCCRNEPHSFGAITDSPVQLLRIDKSHYIDVLEDHFEHALDLLAELAQRYLELSVRIHQSPVS; the protein is encoded by the coding sequence ATGTCTGACTTGCCCCTGGTTTCTCCCCTCGATCGAGTGTTGTTTCTCCGCACCCAGCCACATTTTGCGCGGCTCGAACCCGCGGCCCTCGTGATCATCGCGAACCACACCGTGGAGCGAAGCTTTCGCAAGGGGGACGTCATATTCGAAGAGTCTAAGCCGCGACGATTTTTCCACTTTCTGGTTGAAGGGACGGTGCGCACGACCCTGGACGGGGAGACGCTGTTCGATGTCTCGGCTCCGGGCGGGGTAGGGTTGGCCCACGTATTTGCCAGAAGTGACCAGCCGAGTGGCGCGGTTGCGCTTACGGATGTCGTTTCTCTTCAAATCGAAGTCGAAGTCTTCATGCAAATCATGGAGGACTGCTTTCCAATCGTCTTTGAATTTGGACAGATACTCGCCAAGATGATCGGGAATGCGGAAGAGACGCTCAGCATTGCTCCCGGCGCCGATGAGTGCGTCGCTTGTCGGGTTCCCGCGTCCGATGAGACTCTCGACCTGGTGCAGCGGCTGACACGCACACGGAGAGCGTCGCTATTCAGCAAGGCCAGCCTGACCATGCTGACCGAACTGCTGCGCGGAACTCCCGAACACTACGTAGAGCAAGATGAGTGGCTGTTTCGACCGGGACAGCTCCCCAAGTCACTTTTCGTGATCTTCGAAGGAACCGTGCGGATCGAAGATCAGCTGGGCAAACGGGTCGCATTTGCAGGGCCCGGCGAAGTGGTCTCCCTGGCAGACTGCTGCCGGAATGAACCGCACAGTTTTGGCGCGATTACCGACTCGCCAGTCCAACTTTTACGCATAGACAAGTCGCACTACATCGACGTGCTCGAGGACCATTTCGAGCACGCGCTCGATTTGTTGGCCGAGCTGGCGCAGAGGTATCTCGAACTCAGCGTACGGATCCACCAAAGTCCTGTTTCGTGA
- a CDS encoding NADH:flavin oxidoreductase yields the protein MSVSLDKCFSPGTLAGLQLSNRVIKAATFEGMCPGGVPSERLFAHHRGVAEGGVAMTTLAYCAVEPDGRVKREMMYMHEGIRPQLERLAREVHEAGSLLSGQMGHCGNFSQNADFQGKRPLGPSPMLNMGGLPFGIPFAGAMRHSDIDRLVGLFREAALFMKSVGFDAVEIHFGHGYGLSQFISPKTNKRSDEYGGSLINRMRLPLRVLETVREAVGDAFPILGKMGLTDGVKGGLKEDEAIEVAALLDEAGIDALIPSGGTSSMNPMLLFRGDSLKDGLLEQETNPFMRLGLKLVGSKLFKEYPYRELYFLEGAKRVRDRIKRAKVVYVGGVSTLESIEIAMQEFEFIQMGRSLWKDPAFVNHAKANPYYVNHCNHCNRCATLIGHPDGVRCVLND from the coding sequence ATGTCTGTCTCCCTAGACAAGTGTTTTTCCCCGGGAACTCTTGCGGGTTTGCAACTCTCGAATCGTGTCATCAAGGCGGCGACGTTCGAGGGGATGTGCCCGGGTGGTGTTCCGAGCGAGCGCCTGTTCGCTCATCATCGCGGTGTGGCGGAGGGTGGGGTGGCGATGACGACCCTTGCCTACTGCGCCGTGGAACCCGATGGCCGGGTCAAGCGCGAAATGATGTACATGCACGAAGGCATCCGACCGCAGCTCGAACGTCTGGCGCGGGAAGTACACGAAGCGGGTTCGCTGCTGTCGGGCCAAATGGGTCATTGCGGCAATTTTTCGCAAAACGCGGACTTTCAGGGCAAGCGTCCTCTGGGTCCTTCTCCCATGCTGAATATGGGTGGCCTTCCCTTCGGCATCCCGTTCGCCGGAGCGATGCGTCACAGTGACATCGACCGGCTTGTCGGTCTGTTTCGCGAAGCGGCGCTGTTCATGAAATCCGTGGGCTTTGACGCGGTGGAAATTCACTTTGGTCACGGTTATGGCCTGAGTCAGTTCATCAGCCCCAAGACGAACAAACGCAGCGACGAATACGGCGGCAGTCTGATCAATCGGATGCGCCTGCCCCTGCGCGTGCTCGAGACCGTGCGCGAAGCCGTGGGAGACGCGTTTCCGATCCTCGGAAAAATGGGTCTGACCGACGGTGTGAAGGGTGGTTTGAAGGAAGATGAGGCCATCGAAGTCGCTGCACTTCTCGACGAAGCGGGGATTGACGCCCTGATCCCGAGCGGGGGTACGAGCAGCATGAATCCCATGCTCTTGTTTCGCGGGGACAGTTTAAAAGATGGTCTGCTCGAGCAAGAGACGAACCCGTTCATGCGATTGGGCCTCAAGTTGGTGGGTTCGAAACTGTTCAAGGAATATCCGTACAGAGAACTCTACTTCCTGGAGGGCGCAAAGCGCGTTCGCGATCGGATCAAGCGCGCAAAGGTCGTCTACGTCGGCGGCGTGAGCACCCTCGAGAGCATCGAGATCGCCATGCAAGAATTTGAATTCATTCAGATGGGCCGCTCGCTCTGGAAAGACCCCGCATTTGTGAACCACGCCAAGGCCAACCCCTACTACGTCAATCACTGCAATCATTGCAATCGCTGTGCGACCCTGATTGGTCATCCGGACGGCGTCCGCTGCGTACTGAACGATTGA
- a CDS encoding transporter: protein MDSRWLKTFTLALLIAAGGATTGQAHQPVMDMAPRWQGGWGIQLRNEHRFSNSLLRGDKKVANTQGRKRTVNTTWLEGVYTFKRELRLTAKLPWVDQRRVSSSGGAPTTQTGSGIGDSILGLQLKHYFNRAESTGNIGVTPSIRVPTGSTNAGYPVGDGSWDVGVSTSFSRETSQLYQFYDLFYWHNAKGDRGMNRGDEVGLDVNIGIHPYHDNYRNLGIFLMGDLSVRHEGSGRDTGGTTGGSRISLGPVLVGYWNNLMIRADVKIPVYQYARGTQVSYGTEVNVGLGVAF from the coding sequence ATGGATAGTCGCTGGTTGAAAACTTTTACCCTCGCGCTGCTGATCGCAGCGGGCGGGGCAACGACGGGCCAGGCGCACCAGCCCGTGATGGACATGGCCCCTCGCTGGCAGGGGGGATGGGGTATCCAGCTTCGCAACGAGCACCGTTTTTCAAACTCGCTTTTGCGCGGGGACAAAAAAGTCGCCAATACCCAAGGTCGCAAGCGGACCGTGAATACCACCTGGCTCGAAGGGGTCTACACCTTCAAACGAGAACTGAGGCTGACCGCGAAGCTTCCATGGGTCGATCAGCGACGCGTTTCCAGCTCGGGCGGTGCTCCCACGACCCAGACCGGGAGTGGGATCGGAGATTCGATACTCGGTCTTCAGCTCAAGCACTACTTCAACCGCGCAGAGAGCACCGGGAACATCGGGGTGACCCCGAGCATTCGTGTGCCCACGGGATCGACGAATGCCGGCTATCCGGTGGGCGACGGCAGCTGGGATGTTGGGGTCAGCACTTCGTTCAGCAGGGAGACGAGCCAGCTCTACCAATTCTACGACCTCTTCTACTGGCACAATGCAAAGGGAGATCGGGGCATGAACCGCGGCGATGAAGTTGGCCTGGACGTGAACATTGGCATCCATCCCTACCACGACAACTATCGCAACCTGGGAATTTTCTTGATGGGAGATTTGTCTGTGCGGCACGAAGGCAGCGGTCGCGACACGGGAGGTACGACCGGGGGAAGCCGCATTTCCCTCGGTCCGGTTCTAGTGGGCTACTGGAACAACCTGATGATACGCGCGGACGTGAAGATCCCGGTCTATCAATACGCCCGGGGTACGCAAGTAAGCTACGGAACCGAAGTCAATGTGGGACTGGGAGTGGCGTTCTGA
- a CDS encoding heavy-metal-associated domain-containing protein: MKQIIFIAALLLTTKMAFADASPVVLERDQTIIQVNGVVCSFCAYGAEKALSKLDGLNKTEFGNGVLVDVETHRITIALQPGEKIPFHEIYRRIKKAGYDPITIHVRPEGKLEKAGDALFLRDANSGQVFAISDTDLSGITDQANVVVQAHFEASQILELDETEPVKVTIDRVISKSNPVRTEGTNG; encoded by the coding sequence ATGAAGCAAATCATTTTTATCGCAGCACTACTACTCACGACGAAGATGGCGTTCGCCGACGCAAGCCCCGTCGTCCTCGAGCGGGACCAGACCATCATCCAGGTCAACGGGGTGGTTTGTTCCTTCTGTGCATATGGCGCAGAGAAGGCGTTGTCCAAGCTCGACGGTCTGAACAAGACCGAGTTTGGCAATGGTGTGCTGGTTGACGTCGAGACGCACCGGATCACCATTGCCCTGCAACCGGGTGAGAAGATTCCGTTTCACGAGATTTATCGGCGAATCAAAAAGGCGGGCTACGACCCGATCACCATCCATGTGCGACCCGAAGGGAAACTGGAAAAAGCGGGCGATGCGCTTTTCTTGCGAGATGCCAATAGCGGTCAGGTCTTTGCGATCAGCGATACCGACCTGTCGGGAATCACCGACCAGGCCAACGTCGTGGTACAAGCCCATTTCGAAGCGAGCCAGATTCTGGAGTTGGACGAGACCGAACCGGTGAAGGTGACGATTGACCGAGTGATCTCCAAGTCGAACCCCGTGCGCACAGAGGGTACGAATGGATAG
- a CDS encoding copper oxidase: MASRREFLSSLLLAGSAGLLSSRRAAAVDTPSLPGVSAQPKGYKPVIVPNGKTLPWKMNGGVKEFRLTAEPIDHEFAPGMTVKAWGYNGMTPGPVIEAVEGDRVRIFVTNKLPEHTTIHWHGLFLPNGMDGVGGLNQPHIAPGETFVYEYTLRQHGTFMYHPHADEMVQMAVGMMGMFIIHPKTPARVDRDFAFMTHEWAVHPGTYRPDPSVMLDFNIFTFNSKVFPATHPLVIKTGDRVRIRIGNLSMDQHPIHIHGYAFKITGTDGGSIPEAGQWPQTTVAVPVGTTRDVEFVADVPGDWAFHCHKSHHTMNAMGHEIPNNLGVDQRGLESKIQQLLPGYMAMGEKGMAEHQDHSMHMPGPRNTLPMMMGRGPFGNIEMGGMFTTVKVRDDISSYEDPGWYDHPKNTVAYRIKK, translated from the coding sequence ATGGCAAGTAGACGCGAATTTCTATCTTCACTGCTTCTCGCGGGAAGCGCTGGCTTGTTGTCGTCGCGGCGCGCTGCGGCTGTCGACACACCGAGCTTGCCAGGGGTTTCTGCGCAACCCAAAGGCTACAAGCCGGTGATCGTGCCCAATGGCAAGACACTGCCCTGGAAGATGAATGGGGGTGTCAAAGAGTTCCGCCTGACCGCCGAGCCGATCGATCACGAGTTTGCTCCGGGCATGACGGTCAAGGCCTGGGGCTATAACGGCATGACACCGGGCCCCGTGATCGAGGCTGTCGAAGGAGATCGGGTTCGGATCTTCGTCACCAATAAACTCCCTGAGCACACCACCATTCACTGGCACGGACTCTTCCTGCCCAACGGGATGGACGGAGTCGGGGGACTCAACCAACCCCATATCGCCCCGGGCGAAACCTTCGTCTACGAATACACGCTCCGCCAACACGGAACGTTCATGTACCACCCCCATGCGGACGAGATGGTGCAGATGGCGGTGGGCATGATGGGGATGTTCATCATTCACCCAAAGACGCCAGCGAGGGTAGACCGCGACTTTGCCTTCATGACCCACGAATGGGCGGTGCACCCCGGCACTTACCGCCCCGATCCTTCGGTCATGCTCGACTTCAACATCTTCACCTTCAACAGCAAGGTGTTTCCAGCAACCCACCCGCTCGTGATCAAGACCGGAGATCGTGTCCGCATCCGGATCGGGAACCTGAGCATGGATCAGCACCCAATTCACATACACGGCTACGCGTTCAAGATAACCGGTACAGACGGCGGCTCAATTCCCGAAGCCGGCCAGTGGCCGCAAACCACCGTGGCCGTGCCGGTTGGAACCACCCGAGATGTCGAGTTCGTCGCCGACGTGCCGGGAGACTGGGCGTTTCACTGCCACAAATCGCATCACACCATGAACGCGATGGGTCACGAGATCCCGAACAACCTCGGGGTCGATCAGCGCGGCCTCGAGAGCAAAATTCAGCAACTCCTGCCCGGTTACATGGCGATGGGCGAGAAAGGCATGGCGGAGCACCAGGATCACTCGATGCACATGCCGGGGCCCCGCAACACGCTCCCCATGATGATGGGTCGTGGTCCATTCGGAAACATCGAAATGGGCGGGATGTTCACCACCGTCAAGGTACGAGATGACATCTCGAGTTACGAAGACCCGGGCTGGTATGACCACCCGAAGAACACGGTCGCGTACCGCATCAAGAAATAG
- a CDS encoding TolC family protein translates to MPGRHASSVASILSLGLLVAAALGCVSVPPRGGFSEIEQDVAERTGYELSWQQDAAEDAAIRARVAELLKDVLLPDTAVQIALLQNPDLQASYESLGVAQADLIAAGLLQNPVLVAAPRFGIGSLSGTNLEFDIAQNLLQLLTLRSKKEIASMQFHEARLRVSHRVLDVASEVREAYYEYVAARHLLSVLRTTQRAAAASSEYAARLHAAGNISDLELARERALYEETRVARDIAEANSAAPRERLIRLLGLSDNTSLETPETLPGVPRETLVVEGLEAHAIGNRFDLRALELEIDAFERALSAARLYRWIPFVEVGVSAERETEGGWVVGPVLALEIPIFDQGQVQVARFESMLRERKRAHEALLLDIRHDVRVQREALRAARALSESYLDTVIPLRERIVQLTQQEFNFMLVGAFELLSAKRDEIAAYRDYVEALKDYWTSRAMLTSALGGPLPVTTTDEIDSEPATPQEMQAPMHEHMGHAMPDSKPNPPAPHQHHNH, encoded by the coding sequence ATGCCTGGTAGACACGCGTCGTCCGTCGCTTCCATTCTCAGCTTGGGCCTGCTCGTAGCAGCTGCCCTCGGGTGCGTGAGTGTTCCACCGCGCGGCGGCTTTTCAGAGATCGAACAGGACGTCGCCGAGCGCACTGGCTACGAGTTGAGTTGGCAACAAGATGCCGCAGAGGACGCGGCGATTCGCGCGCGGGTGGCCGAATTATTGAAAGATGTTCTGCTGCCCGACACCGCCGTGCAGATTGCGCTGCTTCAGAATCCCGACCTGCAGGCCAGTTACGAATCGCTCGGCGTCGCACAAGCCGATCTCATTGCTGCCGGGCTTTTGCAGAACCCGGTGCTCGTCGCAGCACCTCGCTTTGGCATCGGCTCGCTCTCGGGGACGAACCTCGAGTTCGACATCGCCCAGAACCTGCTTCAACTTCTGACGCTGCGCTCCAAAAAAGAAATCGCGAGCATGCAATTTCACGAGGCGCGGCTTCGCGTCTCACATCGGGTGCTCGATGTCGCCTCCGAGGTGCGAGAAGCCTACTACGAGTACGTCGCGGCGCGGCATCTCCTCTCGGTGCTCCGCACCACCCAGCGAGCCGCCGCTGCCTCCAGTGAATACGCCGCTCGGCTCCACGCGGCTGGCAATATCAGTGACCTCGAACTTGCTCGGGAACGCGCACTCTATGAAGAAACCCGAGTGGCCCGGGACATTGCAGAGGCAAACAGCGCGGCACCTCGTGAGCGATTGATTCGCCTGCTCGGGCTCAGCGACAACACATCGCTCGAGACTCCGGAGACGCTCCCCGGAGTACCTCGCGAGACGCTCGTAGTCGAAGGACTCGAAGCTCATGCGATCGGCAATCGGTTCGACCTGCGAGCGCTCGAGTTGGAGATTGACGCCTTCGAGCGGGCGCTTTCCGCGGCGCGCTTGTATCGCTGGATTCCCTTCGTTGAAGTGGGCGTCAGTGCGGAGAGGGAGACTGAAGGCGGCTGGGTCGTGGGGCCGGTACTTGCACTCGAGATCCCGATCTTCGACCAGGGGCAAGTGCAGGTGGCTCGCTTCGAATCCATGCTGCGCGAGCGCAAGCGGGCACACGAAGCGCTTTTGCTCGATATTCGACACGACGTTCGCGTTCAGCGCGAAGCGCTGCGGGCAGCCAGAGCCTTGAGCGAAAGCTACCTCGACACGGTCATTCCCCTGCGAGAGCGAATCGTTCAACTGACCCAGCAAGAATTCAACTTCATGCTCGTCGGTGCCTTTGAACTCTTGAGCGCCAAGCGAGACGAAATCGCTGCGTACCGAGATTATGTCGAAGCACTGAAGGACTACTGGACATCACGCGCAATGTTGACAAGCGCGCTCGGCGGGCCGTTGCCTGTCACAACAACGGACGAAATTGACTCGGAGCCGGCGACTCCACAGGAAATGCAAGCGCCGATGCACGAACACATGGGGCATGCGATGCCAGACTCGAAACCCAATCCCCCCGCGCCGCATCAACACCACAACCATTGA